One genomic window of Leptospira paudalimensis includes the following:
- a CDS encoding STAS domain-containing protein: MIDNWDDYTVESGDFKMEVLLQKFVPLPDSAVYFELSGEINLYNSQVMKENLEILISKGINHIFLNFEQVSYIDSSGLGVCLGIHSRLVKQKGYIRIVSPSEKVRYVLELTKLKSLLQIFPTLEQAVAQV, encoded by the coding sequence ATGATTGATAATTGGGATGATTATACCGTAGAAAGTGGTGATTTCAAAATGGAAGTCCTACTTCAAAAATTTGTCCCACTCCCAGACTCTGCCGTTTATTTTGAGTTATCTGGCGAAATCAATTTATACAATTCACAAGTCATGAAAGAAAATCTTGAAATTCTCATTTCAAAAGGAATCAATCATATCTTTTTGAATTTTGAACAAGTAAGTTATATTGATAGTTCTGGATTAGGTGTTTGTTTAGGAATCCATTCAAGACTCGTAAAACAAAAAGGATACATTCGCATTGTTTCACCGTCTGAAAAGGTTCGTTATGTTTTAGAACTTACCAAATTAAAAAGCCTGCTCCAAATTTTTCCGACATTGGAGCAAGCTGTTGCACAAGTTTAG
- a CDS encoding DUF4139 domain-containing protein has translation MKSKIVTITSLSFLLFTTTTITSNSAFDLSTESDRKSVSVTIYNGGIGLVRETRVLNLSKGIKTLRFEDVPSQIIPQTVRVKGEDPKKLTVFEQNYEYDLISPERLMDKYIGKEVTLYQDGKEKTTSVKAKLIANNGSPVYQIGNEVSLGYNGRVTVPTIPENLFAKPTLVWKLKNETEKEQSVEVSYQTNGLGWSADYILVLDKEENECGLNSWVTLNNNSGAEFKNAVLQLVAGKVNLISNRPAYTPQPRYVKKTMAKEYDEMADSAPEFNQENLSEYYLYTLDQPTTIGYNQTKQVQLFQSEGIEIKKYFVFENLPMYEGNEKNFNNATIKYIFKNAKKNNLGRPLPQGTIRVFKADSKGRQQLLGEDTIDHTPENEDVKIKTGQAFDVVANGKRLSYEVFKLSRGDKSSYSVEIRNRKKEAIEIRFYASLWGDWTITKSSHKFIKESSTKSYSDVPLKAGETVTLDYTVETKY, from the coding sequence ATGAAATCCAAAATAGTAACCATCACAAGTCTTTCATTTTTATTATTTACCACAACCACCATCACTTCTAACAGTGCCTTTGATTTATCAACTGAATCAGATCGTAAGTCAGTGAGTGTTACCATTTATAATGGTGGGATTGGACTCGTAAGAGAAACAAGAGTTCTCAATCTTTCAAAAGGAATCAAAACTTTACGTTTCGAAGATGTTCCTTCCCAAATCATCCCACAAACTGTGAGAGTAAAAGGTGAAGATCCAAAAAAATTAACTGTCTTCGAACAAAACTATGAATACGATTTAATCTCTCCAGAACGGCTAATGGATAAATACATTGGAAAAGAGGTCACTCTTTACCAAGATGGAAAAGAAAAAACTACTTCTGTAAAGGCCAAACTCATTGCAAATAACGGCAGTCCTGTTTACCAAATCGGCAATGAAGTCTCTTTGGGATACAATGGCCGTGTCACTGTTCCAACCATTCCAGAAAATTTATTCGCTAAACCAACATTAGTTTGGAAATTAAAGAATGAAACTGAGAAAGAACAATCAGTAGAAGTTTCCTATCAAACCAATGGGCTTGGATGGTCAGCGGACTACATTCTTGTTTTGGACAAAGAAGAAAATGAATGTGGTCTTAATTCTTGGGTCACACTCAATAATAACTCAGGTGCAGAATTTAAAAATGCAGTACTCCAATTAGTGGCAGGTAAAGTAAATTTGATATCCAATAGACCGGCCTACACACCACAACCACGTTATGTAAAAAAAACGATGGCGAAAGAATATGATGAAATGGCTGATTCTGCTCCTGAATTTAACCAAGAAAATCTTTCTGAATATTACCTCTACACTTTAGACCAACCAACAACAATCGGATACAACCAAACCAAACAGGTTCAACTTTTCCAATCAGAAGGAATTGAAATCAAAAAGTATTTCGTATTCGAAAACCTTCCTATGTATGAAGGAAATGAAAAAAATTTCAATAACGCTACGATTAAGTATATTTTTAAGAATGCTAAAAAAAATAACTTAGGCCGACCACTGCCTCAAGGAACCATTCGTGTTTTTAAAGCAGATTCCAAAGGAAGACAACAATTACTTGGAGAAGACACAATTGATCATACACCTGAAAACGAAGATGTAAAAATCAAAACTGGCCAAGCATTTGATGTTGTTGCAAACGGAAAACGTCTTTCCTATGAAGTGTTCAAACTTTCTAGAGGGGATAAATCTTCTTATTCAGTTGAAATTCGAAACCGAAAAAAAGAAGCGATTGAAATTCGATTTTATGCAAGTTTATGGGGAGATTGGACCATTACAAAATCTTCTCACAAATTCATTAAGGAATCCTCAACAAAATCCTATTCTGATGTTCCACTCAAAGCTGGTGAAACAGTGACTTTGGATTATACTGTTGAGACAAAATACTAA
- the mtnP gene encoding S-methyl-5'-thioadenosine phosphorylase produces MTNVVKIGVIGGTGLYSIDGMEILKEIHPDTPWGKPSDTITIGRFKGKEIAFLPRHGKGHFLNPSEVPARANIAALKQLGVEEIIAFSSVGSLRQEIAPRDFVIPSQIIDRTKARHATFFENGMVAHAPFADPFSSGLAKKVEEAAKQINLPIHTNKTLICMEGPLFSTRAESHMYRSWGADIINMTVLPEAKLAREAEILYQMVCMSTDYDCWKEDEAHVTLEMVLANLSANADTAKKLLSTLIDHLGKSDDSSLVGSTKFSLVTAPEKRNPEQIKKLKFLFPSYF; encoded by the coding sequence ATGACAAATGTAGTAAAAATCGGGGTAATTGGTGGAACAGGACTCTATTCAATCGATGGAATGGAAATTCTTAAGGAAATTCATCCTGATACGCCGTGGGGAAAACCTTCAGATACAATTACAATAGGTCGTTTTAAAGGGAAAGAAATTGCTTTTTTACCAAGACATGGGAAAGGTCATTTTTTAAATCCAAGTGAAGTTCCCGCACGCGCAAACATAGCCGCATTAAAACAGTTAGGTGTAGAAGAAATTATTGCTTTTAGTTCAGTTGGAAGTTTGAGACAAGAAATCGCTCCTAGAGATTTTGTAATCCCTTCCCAAATCATAGACAGAACAAAAGCTAGGCATGCTACATTTTTTGAAAATGGAATGGTTGCGCACGCTCCTTTTGCGGATCCGTTTTCATCTGGGCTTGCAAAAAAAGTAGAAGAAGCAGCAAAACAAATCAATCTTCCAATTCATACGAACAAAACATTAATTTGTATGGAAGGTCCATTATTCTCAACTCGTGCAGAATCTCATATGTATCGATCTTGGGGTGCTGATATCATCAACATGACGGTATTACCTGAAGCAAAATTAGCGAGAGAAGCAGAGATTCTTTACCAAATGGTTTGTATGTCCACTGATTATGATTGTTGGAAAGAAGATGAAGCACATGTAACTTTGGAAATGGTTCTTGCGAACCTTAGTGCCAATGCTGACACTGCAAAAAAATTATTATCCACTTTGATTGATCATTTAGGTAAGTCGGATGATTCTAGTTTGGTGGGAAGTACAAAGTTTTCTTTAGTGACTGCTCCAGAAAAACGAAATCCGGAACAGATTAAAAAATTAAAATTTTTATTTCCAAGTTACTTCTAA